In [Leptolyngbya] sp. PCC 7376, a genomic segment contains:
- a CDS encoding serine/threonine-protein kinase, with the protein MQSSLINGRYQIIKTLGQGGFGDTFLAKDMQLPSQRQCVLKALKVQATSPEMVQEIQRRFQREAAILEGLGENNPQIPRLFAYFEDQGKFYLVQEWIDGLTLQDIVQQRGCMSLEQVKDLLVDLLPVLQSIHDKYIIHRDIKPENIILRESDQRPVLIDFGAVKEALTTSIYPDGSSPVSVAIGTPGYMAPEQGTGRPVYSSDLYGLGFTAIYLLTGKSPQHFATDTQTGELIWQQDFPYINSPLGQAIAKTVKFHPRDRFPTANAMSHELLNQSTPTQPFPTSSPSIQPVIPSSPSVQQSNPTQTTATRVIGSPAPALQTSATATPVVVNPSPPPQKQKSGGWKIGCALLFFSLLGLGAGLWLAFAVLGRSQVQDFPPSSELDPPTENPIDPTPEEPEPEPEEPEEPTPVEPEPEPEPEPEPEPEPQPEPEPQEPAFPLIPVGKNEEDIAEALGTPTERRTGFWPDSIAILYKDYGPQNVSLGYVVDDKKFNVRQTEVTFPIGTDVTLIQNTAEELIPEKVPKEILEAIADVHSGNSDLRSFRTKKYRGQIQRNDSGRLYLGVWDKDFH; encoded by the coding sequence ATGCAGTCATCCCTGATTAACGGTCGCTACCAAATTATTAAAACCCTTGGACAAGGGGGCTTCGGCGATACGTTTTTGGCGAAGGATATGCAGCTTCCTTCCCAGCGGCAATGTGTGTTGAAAGCCCTGAAGGTTCAGGCAACTAGCCCTGAAATGGTGCAAGAGATTCAGCGAAGATTTCAGCGGGAAGCGGCAATCCTAGAAGGCTTGGGAGAAAATAATCCGCAAATTCCGCGACTGTTTGCCTATTTCGAAGATCAGGGCAAATTTTATTTAGTTCAAGAATGGATCGATGGACTCACGCTCCAGGATATTGTGCAGCAGCGGGGCTGTATGTCTCTGGAGCAGGTAAAGGATTTACTGGTGGATTTATTGCCAGTGCTGCAATCGATTCACGACAAATACATTATTCATCGCGATATTAAACCCGAAAATATTATTCTGCGGGAAAGTGATCAACGACCTGTCTTGATTGACTTTGGGGCAGTAAAAGAAGCGCTCACCACATCGATTTATCCGGATGGGAGTAGTCCCGTTTCTGTGGCGATTGGGACGCCGGGCTATATGGCACCAGAACAGGGTACAGGTCGCCCTGTTTATTCGAGTGATCTATATGGACTGGGTTTTACCGCGATTTATCTTCTCACTGGCAAGTCACCCCAACATTTCGCGACGGATACCCAAACAGGTGAGTTGATTTGGCAACAAGATTTTCCTTATATAAATAGTCCTCTCGGTCAGGCGATCGCCAAAACTGTAAAATTCCATCCCCGCGATCGCTTTCCCACTGCTAATGCGATGTCGCATGAGCTACTCAATCAATCCACTCCAACCCAACCTTTCCCAACGTCATCGCCCTCCATACAACCTGTTATTCCCAGTTCTCCATCAGTTCAACAAAGCAACCCGACTCAAACTACGGCAACAAGGGTGATTGGTTCTCCTGCTCCTGCGTTGCAGACATCGGCGACGGCCACACCTGTCGTGGTAAATCCATCTCCTCCCCCTCAAAAACAAAAATCGGGTGGCTGGAAAATCGGTTGTGCATTGTTATTTTTTAGTTTGTTGGGACTTGGGGCTGGGTTATGGTTGGCCTTCGCTGTTTTAGGGCGATCGCAGGTACAAGATTTTCCCCCAAGCTCAGAACTAGATCCTCCCACCGAAAATCCTATTGACCCAACTCCGGAAGAACCCGAACCAGAGCCAGAGGAACCAGAAGAACCCACACCTGTGGAGCCAGAACCCGAACCGGAGCCAGAGCCGGAGCCGGAGCCAGAGCCTCAACCAGAACCGGAGCCTCAGGAACCAGCTTTCCCTTTAATACCAGTCGGTAAAAACGAAGAAGATATTGCTGAAGCGCTGGGGACTCCCACAGAGCGGCGGACAGGATTTTGGCCAGATAGTATCGCTATTCTCTACAAGGATTACGGCCCGCAAAATGTGTCGCTCGGTTATGTCGTCGATGACAAAAAATTTAACGTGCGCCAAACAGAAGTGACGTTTCCTATCGGCACAGATGTGACTTTGATTCAAAATACAGCAGAAGAATTAATCCCCGAGAAAGTCCCTAAAGAAATTCTTGAGGCGATCGCCGACGTCCATTCTGGTAATAGTGATTTACGATCTTTCCGCACTAAAAAATATCGTGGTCAAATCCAGCGAAATGACAGCGGACGTTTATATCTGGGCGTTTGGGATAAAGATTTTCATTAG